The following are from one region of the Hippocampus zosterae strain Florida chromosome 9, ASM2543408v3, whole genome shotgun sequence genome:
- the optc gene encoding opticin yields the protein MVICKLKMRMSLASLMALVLLALAFLGPCPGLTAPLEASDDDRFDLKNYDLNSVTDWGKVGPTIYGDNYDYEDLDQEIEVETVAADINRLGNQPKVNHHAEKGTVPTFTPPPVTLDFKGSGLFGPHTGMGMPTCLLCVCIGGNVYCDDTGLNQIPPLPKDTRHFYGRFNSIRHIKNTDFVNLSKIQSIDLTGNQISEMDEDVFASQQQLHDLLLAENNLQALPELPVTLKYIDLRNNRLISRGISSESFKDMSHLEFLYLSNNNLDYIPTPLPLSLKVLHLQGNNIQSLHEDTFCDSHDRFFIRRNLEDIRLDGNPLNINLFPQAYVCLPRLPVGNH from the exons ATG GTAATTTGCAAGTTGAAGATGAGGATGTCTTTGGCATCTCTGATGGCGTTGGTTCTCttggccctggccttcctgggCCCTTGCCCTGGCTTGACAGCTCCCCTTGAGGCATCAGATGATGATCGTTTTGACCTGAAGAACTACGACCTGAACAGTGTAACAGACTGGGGCAAAGTGGGACCCACCATTTATGGTGACAATTATGATTATGAGGACTTGGACCAAGAA ATCGAAGTAGAGACCGTCGCAGCGGACATCAACAGATTAGGCAACCAGCCAAAAGTAAACCACCATGCGGAAAAAGGGACTGTGCCGACTTTTACGCCTCCTCCTGTGACGTTGGACTTCAAAGGATCCGGCCTATTTGGACCTCACACGGGAATGG GAATGCCAACCTGCCTTCTGTGTGTCTGTATTGGAGGGAATGTGTACTGTGATGACACAGGCCTGAATCAGATACCACCCCTGCCCAAGGACACCAGGCATTTTTACGGACGCTTCAACAGCATCCGACACATCAAGAACACTGACTTCGTAAACCTCA GTAAGATTCAATCTATTGACCTCACTGGAAACCAGATTTCGGAAATGGATGAAGATGTATTTGCCTCGCAACAGCAGCTCCATGACTTATTGCTCGCTGAGAACAACCTACAGGCCTTGCCGGAACTACCAGTTACTTTGAAGTACATCGATCTACGAAACAACAGATTGATCAGCCGAGGGATCTCTTCAGAGTCCTTCAAG GATATGAGTCATCTGGAATTCCTCTACCTATCTAATAATAACCTGGATTATATTCCAACACCACTGCCATTGAGTCTCAAAGTATTGCACCTGCAG GGGAACAACATCCAGTCGCTGCATGAAGACACCTTCTGCGACAGCCACGATCGTTTCTTCATCCGGCGTAACCTGGAGGATATTCGGCTGGATGGCAATCCTTTGAACATCAATCTGTTTCCTCAGGCCTACGTCTGTCTGCCCCGTCTGCCTGTCGGGAATCATTAA